A single window of Leptospira semungkisensis DNA harbors:
- a CDS encoding LIC_10461 domain-containing protein: MLSYIRIFLSTFGLISLHLGCHSTILIHKVDTLPVAHMEKPPKPEKDLKQSSTLFGIYLISEKEEASCKNQIPAEVRLVTGFGDSIIHFLIGPLYNTKTVMVYCRSLLILDGKSNWGE; the protein is encoded by the coding sequence ATGCTATCCTATATAAGAATTTTCTTATCTACTTTCGGCTTAATTTCTCTACACCTGGGTTGTCACTCCACCATCTTGATCCATAAAGTAGATACTCTACCCGTAGCTCACATGGAAAAGCCTCCTAAACCAGAGAAAGACTTAAAGCAAAGCAGCACTCTTTTCGGAATCTATTTAATCTCGGAAAAAGAAGAAGCATCCTGCAAGAATCAAATTCCGGCAGAGGTACGTTTGGTGACCGGCTTCGGAGATTCCATCATTCATTTCCTGATCGGTCCTTTGTATAATACTAAAACCGTGATGGTTTATTGTAGATCCTTGCTTATCCTAGACGGAAAAAGCAATTGGGGCGAATAA
- a CDS encoding Bor/Iss family lipoprotein — translation MLPLHGRKKLYIDKRILLLLYLFACVCILSNCRHAWVNYPQRTPEPCRLYQDSKECRLAMEERNGKKSQQGEVHSISQKYYLFGLYPSDIIVNVAKYCPAGPKSAHQFQSFWDGFWEQVTLTIYSPRTLEIECYPI, via the coding sequence ATGCTTCCATTGCATGGGAGGAAGAAATTGTACATCGATAAACGTATCCTGCTCCTTCTATATCTTTTTGCCTGTGTATGCATCCTCTCGAATTGCAGACATGCTTGGGTCAATTATCCGCAAAGAACTCCCGAGCCTTGCAGATTGTATCAGGATTCCAAGGAATGCAGATTGGCTATGGAAGAAAGAAACGGAAAGAAGTCCCAACAAGGCGAGGTCCATTCTATCTCACAGAAATATTACTTATTCGGATTATACCCTTCAGACATCATCGTAAATGTAGCTAAGTACTGCCCTGCAGGGCCCAAATCCGCACACCAATTCCAATCTTTTTGGGACGGGTTTTGGGAACAAGTCACCCTTACCATATATTCCCCCAGAACGCTGGAGATAGAATGCTATCCTATATAA
- a CDS encoding Bor/Iss family lipoprotein — translation MRKKARLFLAFGLFFSIFVLGESCRHAMVRYPQAPPEACRIYPSSKECKKALELRAAHQEQGGEVYKVHQTYYFFGLYPGNLVLDTATYCPEGPKSVHQYTSFWNAFWEQLTLSIYSPQTVEIECYR, via the coding sequence ATGAGAAAGAAAGCGAGACTCTTTTTGGCCTTCGGACTCTTCTTCTCCATATTTGTATTGGGTGAATCTTGTCGTCATGCGATGGTCCGCTATCCTCAGGCTCCTCCTGAGGCATGTAGGATCTATCCTAGCTCTAAGGAATGTAAGAAGGCTCTGGAGCTTCGAGCAGCCCATCAGGAACAAGGAGGAGAAGTGTATAAGGTACATCAGACCTATTACTTCTTCGGACTCTATCCGGGAAATTTGGTCTTGGACACCGCCACGTACTGCCCCGAAGGTCCCAAGTCAGTCCATCAGTACACTTCTTTTTGGAATGCTTTTTGGGAGCAACTCACCCTCAGTATTTATTCCCCGCAAACAGTGGAGATAGAATGTTACAGATGA
- a CDS encoding beta strand repeat-containing protein, whose translation MPGTINRKRALLAFITVLSLLFQGCIAWPMLTGVVGLAAGKKGGGLLFFPGGSKAELSKVEISSPYSSFAKTTSMSLTATALYSNGTHNDITSDATWSSSDSSIIQMGSGGQATGMGVGSASISISYQGMTAQLSLGVTSAPLSTLTISCINQNTSLPKGTTRQCSLTGNFADGSSQDLTNDPNTSWNTGNSSIATIDSTGLVSAVNAGSTSIQASYNGISANNLSLTVSSATLVSIAVTPTNQSLALGKNLQYTATGTYSDNSNQDITTSVTWTSSDTSIATIGDTSGSKGFLSTEAQGSSTITASLGSISDHTDITVTAAVLESISITPSNPSTPKGRNTNLTATGIFSDGSSSDITDQVTWSSSDSNTASVDNGSGLEGRVTGVAVGSVDITAGIGGVSETVSFSVTAAVLDSIQVIADDTSIARGTSTYVTATGVYSDGTSQNISSSVSWSTSNSSTLQLGTLNSVPEKQVLSPNSGNIGSARITATSGSISSYVDITVTAAKLVSIAVTPTNPSVAKGLTKSFTATGTYTDATTQDLTTQVTWASSDTSKATISNVSGSEGVATGAAVGTSNITATLGTITSSASTLTVTAATLQSITITPSSPSVAKGKSQNLTATGTYSDASTQDLTTQVTWTSSDTTIAGVSNASGTEGKATGVGVGTSTITATLGSISNSITFTVTSAVLVSIEVHIHDSSIAKGTSTWAEATGTYSDNSTQDISDQVVWSSSLTSVIQLGGLNGASKEVLNSPNTGSQGTSTITATSGSISGSASMTVGAPTLVSIQVDPTNPSVAKGLTQSFTATGTYTDSSTQDLTTLVTWTSSSTSKATISNASGTQGIATTLQTGTTNIKAQLGSVTSPASTLTITAATLSSITIAPSPTLSIAKGRTQDFTATGHYTDSSTQDITTQVTWSSFDQTKATVSNASGTQGRLTALQEGSTQISATYNSITSTDTAVTVTSAVLDSISITPTNYSLAKGYTTNFTANGVYSDATTLDITAQVTWASSNTASSTISNASGNQGLASAVATGVSTISATLGSVSSTTNFTVTAAVLVSISVSPTNTTVYTTKTKNYTATGTYSDTTTVDLTSTVTWASSDTSIATISNASGSNGLATGVAAGAITISATSGSVSGNTQLTVVYLDTTPPIVSSVVSLTATTVRVTFSESVNTTQATTASNYKLALTSAVSGSCSDNSNFSSSSSISVSSVSGSGAIYTLTLSSSQTSGTGYTLIVNKTGVQDLSAIPNNMGCANYGDFVGQEQLKVSSASCASTSTIIINFSKPIKSGNNVSGSGECSSTSECANRYALSGPTSLGNISSAKILDGTVCGGAAADSAKVCITHSSLQTGAQFTVIAANNVDGDDFNNSSWGSIRDSGDTENVQSSPRDRATFLGCGTSPINFGDGPISIDQNGSTFGYLADFNSKIYTGPNNLGNGALRFAYDGSSPESVQFAFAKDTTAQASDATNVSSNTASTRENSIAVPPYVTLGHTGCTANDATLANGCGPDNENGRGIFTTGSLSSNPYIFIAAARTTADGSGNYLFDYIYYSNDTSTNLNYKYIDMGTITGTVTAGTSSITVLNDRVFPGFAKPSNSGDLTKGLNAPDFGYISFNSADTSIGNCTAGSNCDATDGTNGRRIRIDYMPYFGGPSSGGSGSVNSSPNWAYYIGVDSSFVFKNRIYAANGGLHAVGHNGSIIRSNSANPTTACSTKNTCSDWTEIGPRSNTKWHKSDNTWFSLELSKFYDLIPADRAFAQFAEFNNNLYVTRTICVQSSQASGLRSSAGTVAGCTDGTDTNRRAQLWKCDPTNGGSDTTNSTTCESGEWSMVGDDGNGITNFGDSTNKTITMVAKNGSYLYVGFDNPAGIRIYRTNTSNPGSSSSVWTQVAGAGLTDPTNVQQIFSAVSVAVNGVNYLYVSVGKNGTPVRVYRQWN comes from the coding sequence ATGCCAGGAACCATCAATAGAAAGCGAGCTCTGCTCGCATTTATCACTGTATTATCTCTCCTTTTCCAAGGGTGTATCGCTTGGCCTATGCTCACAGGAGTTGTCGGTCTCGCTGCAGGAAAAAAAGGAGGAGGACTCCTATTCTTCCCAGGTGGATCCAAGGCGGAGTTGAGCAAAGTGGAGATCAGTTCTCCTTATTCTAGCTTTGCAAAGACTACTAGCATGTCTCTGACTGCGACTGCTCTCTATTCTAACGGAACTCATAATGATATCACTTCGGATGCAACTTGGAGCTCCAGCGATTCTTCTATCATTCAAATGGGAAGCGGAGGACAGGCCACCGGTATGGGAGTCGGTTCCGCAAGCATCAGTATTTCTTATCAAGGAATGACTGCTCAACTTTCTCTTGGTGTTACTTCTGCTCCTTTATCTACTCTTACTATTTCATGCATCAATCAAAACACAAGTCTTCCGAAGGGAACTACTAGACAATGCAGTTTAACCGGAAATTTTGCTGACGGTTCCTCTCAAGATCTTACGAACGATCCGAATACTTCTTGGAATACCGGAAATTCTTCCATCGCTACGATAGACTCTACCGGATTAGTAAGCGCTGTAAATGCAGGAAGTACTTCTATCCAAGCAAGTTATAACGGGATCAGTGCAAATAATTTAAGTTTAACCGTTAGTTCCGCGACTCTTGTTTCTATTGCAGTAACTCCTACGAATCAATCCCTGGCTCTCGGAAAGAATCTACAATATACTGCGACAGGAACATATTCGGATAATTCCAATCAGGACATCACAACCTCCGTTACCTGGACTTCCTCCGATACGAGCATCGCTACGATAGGCGACACTTCCGGCTCCAAAGGATTTCTATCTACAGAAGCGCAAGGTAGTTCTACAATTACTGCTTCTTTAGGTTCTATTAGCGATCACACGGATATTACTGTCACTGCAGCTGTCTTAGAAAGCATTTCGATCACTCCTTCCAATCCAAGCACTCCTAAGGGAAGGAATACAAACTTAACCGCAACAGGGATCTTCTCTGACGGTTCTTCTTCTGATATTACCGATCAAGTCACCTGGTCTAGTTCAGATTCGAATACTGCAAGCGTGGATAACGGTTCTGGATTAGAAGGAAGGGTCACCGGAGTTGCAGTAGGAAGTGTAGATATTACTGCAGGTATTGGTGGTGTCAGTGAAACTGTTTCCTTCAGCGTTACTGCAGCCGTTCTAGATAGCATCCAAGTAATTGCGGACGATACTTCTATCGCAAGAGGCACAAGCACTTATGTAACCGCCACCGGAGTTTATTCCGACGGAACTTCTCAGAATATCAGCTCCAGTGTTTCTTGGAGCACATCCAATTCTTCTACTCTGCAATTGGGTACCTTAAACAGCGTTCCTGAAAAACAAGTTCTCTCTCCGAATAGCGGCAATATCGGCTCTGCTCGGATTACAGCTACTTCGGGAAGCATCAGCTCTTATGTAGATATCACTGTGACTGCGGCTAAATTGGTCTCCATAGCGGTGACTCCTACGAATCCTAGTGTTGCAAAAGGACTGACCAAATCATTTACTGCTACCGGAACATATACGGATGCGACTACCCAAGACTTGACGACTCAAGTGACCTGGGCTTCTTCAGATACGAGTAAGGCTACCATCAGCAATGTTAGCGGAAGCGAAGGTGTCGCAACGGGTGCGGCTGTGGGAACTTCGAATATCACAGCGACTCTCGGAACGATCACTTCTTCTGCAAGCACTTTGACAGTAACCGCAGCCACACTGCAGTCCATCACCATCACTCCTTCCAGCCCAAGCGTTGCGAAGGGGAAGAGCCAAAATCTGACTGCTACCGGAACCTATTCGGATGCAAGCACTCAAGATCTAACTACTCAAGTCACTTGGACTAGCTCTGATACTACGATTGCAGGTGTGAGTAACGCTTCCGGAACGGAAGGTAAAGCGACTGGAGTAGGAGTCGGAACGAGCACGATCACTGCAACCTTAGGATCGATATCCAATTCAATTACGTTTACGGTAACTTCTGCCGTTTTAGTTTCGATAGAAGTACATATCCATGATTCTTCCATCGCGAAAGGAACTTCTACTTGGGCAGAAGCAACAGGAACGTATTCGGATAATTCCACCCAGGATATCAGTGATCAAGTAGTTTGGTCCAGCTCTCTTACCTCGGTAATCCAATTAGGCGGATTGAATGGAGCCTCTAAAGAAGTATTAAATTCTCCTAATACAGGAAGCCAAGGAACTTCTACGATTACCGCAACCTCTGGAAGTATCAGCGGATCTGCGAGTATGACAGTAGGAGCTCCTACTTTGGTTTCTATCCAGGTAGATCCTACAAATCCGAGCGTGGCCAAGGGATTGACCCAAAGCTTTACGGCAACTGGAACATATACCGACTCTTCGACCCAGGACCTGACCACTCTAGTCACCTGGACCTCTTCGAGCACAAGCAAGGCTACCATCAGCAATGCGAGTGGAACACAAGGGATAGCGACTACTCTCCAAACTGGAACCACGAATATCAAAGCACAGTTAGGAAGTGTCACTTCTCCTGCGAGCACACTTACGATCACTGCTGCTACTCTTTCTAGTATTACAATCGCCCCTTCTCCGACCTTGAGCATAGCTAAAGGAAGAACCCAAGACTTTACAGCGACCGGTCATTATACTGATAGCAGCACACAAGATATTACCACTCAGGTTACCTGGAGTTCTTTCGATCAGACCAAGGCTACTGTCAGCAATGCGAGTGGAACACAAGGTAGATTAACGGCTCTGCAAGAAGGCAGCACTCAAATCTCGGCTACGTACAATTCGATCACGAGCACGGATACTGCAGTAACTGTCACCTCTGCGGTCTTGGATAGTATTTCGATCACTCCTACAAACTATAGCTTAGCAAAAGGTTATACTACGAACTTTACAGCAAATGGAGTGTATTCCGACGCGACTACTCTAGACATCACTGCGCAAGTCACTTGGGCATCTTCGAATACTGCTTCTTCTACCATTAGCAATGCAAGCGGCAACCAAGGTCTTGCTAGTGCAGTGGCTACCGGAGTGAGCACGATCTCTGCGACTCTTGGTTCTGTTTCGAGCACCACTAATTTTACCGTGACAGCTGCGGTTCTGGTTTCTATTTCCGTTTCTCCTACAAACACTACGGTTTATACAACCAAGACTAAGAACTATACAGCAACTGGAACATATTCGGATACCACGACTGTGGATCTGACAAGCACTGTGACCTGGGCTTCTTCAGATACAAGCATAGCAACCATCAGCAATGCAAGTGGAAGTAACGGCTTAGCAACTGGTGTAGCTGCAGGAGCGATTACCATCTCTGCGACAAGCGGCTCTGTGAGTGGAAATACGCAACTAACAGTGGTGTATTTGGATACTACTCCGCCGATCGTTTCGAGCGTGGTCTCCTTAACGGCAACTACTGTCCGAGTTACCTTCTCCGAATCAGTGAACACGACTCAGGCAACGACTGCATCCAACTATAAATTGGCTCTGACTTCTGCAGTAAGCGGAAGTTGTTCCGACAATAGCAACTTCTCTTCTTCGTCTTCAATCTCCGTTTCTTCAGTGAGTGGAAGCGGAGCGATTTATACTCTGACTTTGTCTTCTTCTCAGACTTCGGGAACAGGCTACACTTTGATCGTGAATAAAACTGGAGTTCAGGATCTTTCTGCAATCCCGAATAATATGGGCTGCGCGAATTACGGTGACTTTGTAGGACAAGAGCAGTTGAAAGTAAGCTCCGCGAGTTGCGCAAGCACGAGCACTATCATTATTAATTTCTCCAAACCGATCAAATCCGGAAATAACGTAAGCGGTTCCGGGGAATGTAGTAGCACTTCCGAATGCGCAAATCGTTATGCACTTTCAGGACCTACAAGCCTAGGTAATATTTCTTCCGCTAAGATCCTAGATGGAACTGTCTGCGGAGGAGCGGCTGCGGATTCTGCCAAGGTCTGTATCACTCATAGTTCTTTGCAAACAGGAGCTCAGTTCACGGTCATCGCCGCAAATAACGTAGACGGGGATGATTTCAATAACTCTTCCTGGGGATCCATCCGCGACTCAGGAGATACAGAGAACGTTCAATCTTCTCCGAGAGATAGAGCTACCTTCTTAGGTTGCGGAACTTCTCCTATCAATTTCGGGGATGGACCTATCTCAATCGATCAGAACGGATCTACATTCGGATATTTGGCGGACTTCAATAGCAAGATCTATACCGGCCCGAACAACCTAGGAAACGGTGCATTACGTTTCGCTTATGATGGTTCTTCTCCTGAATCGGTACAGTTTGCATTTGCCAAGGATACGACTGCTCAGGCAAGCGATGCCACAAATGTAAGCTCGAACACTGCCAGCACTCGTGAGAATAGTATCGCGGTTCCTCCTTACGTTACATTGGGACATACCGGTTGTACCGCGAACGATGCCACACTTGCAAACGGTTGCGGACCGGACAATGAGAATGGAAGAGGTATCTTTACCACGGGATCCTTAAGCAGCAATCCGTACATATTCATCGCTGCGGCAAGAACGACAGCGGACGGAAGTGGAAATTATCTCTTCGATTATATCTACTATTCGAATGATACTTCTACGAACCTGAACTATAAGTATATAGATATGGGAACGATCACCGGAACTGTGACTGCAGGAACTTCTTCTATCACAGTATTGAACGATAGAGTGTTCCCAGGATTTGCGAAACCGAGCAATAGTGGAGACCTAACGAAAGGATTGAACGCTCCTGACTTCGGTTATATCTCCTTTAACTCCGCAGATACCAGCATCGGAAATTGTACCGCGGGTTCCAACTGTGACGCAACAGACGGTACAAACGGAAGAAGGATCCGTATCGATTATATGCCGTACTTCGGAGGACCTTCCAGTGGAGGAAGCGGCTCCGTGAACAGCAGTCCTAACTGGGCTTATTATATAGGAGTCGATTCTTCCTTCGTATTCAAGAATAGGATCTATGCTGCGAACGGAGGTTTGCATGCGGTCGGGCATAACGGCTCCATCATCCGTTCCAACTCTGCCAATCCTACGACTGCATGTTCTACTAAGAACACTTGCAGCGACTGGACAGAGATCGGACCTAGATCCAATACTAAATGGCATAAGAGCGATAATACATGGTTCTCTCTGGAACTTTCCAAGTTCTACGATCTGATTCCTGCTGATAGAGCCTTTGCCCAATTTGCAGAATTCAATAATAATCTCTACGTGACTCGTACGATCTGCGTCCAAAGCTCTCAGGCCTCCGGACTCAGGAGTTCTGCGGGAACTGTGGCCGGATGTACCGACGGAACGGATACGAATCGCAGAGCTCAGCTCTGGAAATGTGATCCTACGAACGGAGGATCGGATACCACCAATTCTACAACCTGTGAATCGGGAGAATGGTCTATGGTGGGAGACGACGGAAACGGGATCACAAACTTCGGAGATTCCACCAACAAGACAATCACCATGGTGGCTAAGAACGGATCCTATCTCTATGTGGGATTCGATAACCCTGCGGGAATCAGGATCTATCGTACCAATACATCGAACCCTGGATCTTCTTCCAGCGTTTGGACGCAGGTGGCAGGTGCAGGCTTAACAGATCCTACGAACGTGCAGCAGATCTTCTCTGCGGTATCAGTGGCAGTGAACGGAGTCAATTACCTTTACGTGAGTGTGGGCAAGAACGGAACACCAGTGCGTGTATATAGGCAGTGGAATTAA